From Streptomyces sp. NBC_01754, a single genomic window includes:
- a CDS encoding ATP-binding cassette domain-containing protein, producing MTAAQDRATGDTGSPGALVELDRVSKYYGNVKALQDVSLEVRAGEISCVLGDNGAGKSTLIKIISGLHRHDSGAFRIEGEDTVLANPRDALDRGIATVYQDLAVVPLMPVWRNFFLGSEPTKGAGPFKRLDVALMRETTRRELLRMGIDLRDVDQPIGTLSGGERQCVAIARAVYFGARVLVLDEPTAALGVKQSGVVLKYVAAARDAGLGVVLITHNPHHAYLVGDRFVLLKRGAMSGSHTKDDVSLDELTRQMAGGSELEELSHELERAPAPDRPGARPAGGDTP from the coding sequence ATGACGGCCGCCCAGGACCGGGCCACCGGGGACACGGGGAGCCCCGGGGCTCTCGTCGAGCTCGACCGCGTCAGCAAGTACTACGGCAACGTCAAGGCCCTCCAGGACGTCTCGCTGGAGGTGCGTGCCGGCGAGATCTCGTGCGTGCTCGGCGACAACGGCGCCGGCAAGTCCACCCTCATCAAGATCATCTCAGGGCTGCACCGGCACGACTCCGGGGCGTTCCGGATCGAGGGCGAGGACACCGTGCTCGCCAACCCGCGCGACGCCCTGGACCGGGGCATCGCCACGGTCTACCAGGACCTGGCCGTCGTCCCGCTGATGCCCGTCTGGCGCAACTTCTTCCTCGGCTCCGAGCCGACGAAGGGGGCCGGCCCCTTCAAGCGCCTCGACGTGGCACTGATGCGGGAGACCACCCGCAGGGAACTGCTGCGCATGGGCATCGACCTGCGCGACGTCGACCAGCCGATCGGCACCCTGTCCGGCGGGGAGCGCCAGTGCGTGGCCATCGCCCGCGCCGTGTACTTCGGCGCGAGGGTGCTGGTCCTGGACGAGCCGACGGCGGCGCTCGGCGTCAAGCAGTCCGGTGTCGTGCTCAAGTACGTCGCGGCGGCCCGGGACGCCGGACTGGGCGTGGTCCTCATCACGCACAACCCGCACCACGCGTATCTCGTCGGTGACCGTTTCGTCCTCCTCAAGCGCGGCGCGATGTCCGGCAGTCACACGAAGGACGACGTCAGCCTGGACGAGCTGACCCGGCAGATGGCGGGCGGCAGCGAACTGGAGGAGCTCAGCCACGAGCTGGAGCGGGCCCCCGCCCCGGACCGCCCCGGCGCCCGCCCGGCCGGCGGCGACACCCCGTAA
- a CDS encoding ROK family glucokinase, translated as MSTYRDFTHRGSARATVLRTVGTRERRSHLTAPRVPTVGIDIGGTKVMAGVVDADGNILETLRTETPDKSKSPRVVEDTIVELVLDLSDRHDVHAVGIGAAGWVDADRSKVLFAPHLAWRDEPLRDALASRLVVPVMVDNDANTAAWAEWRFGAGRGEDHLVMITLGTGIGGAILEDGHVKRGKYGVAGEFGHMQVVPGGHRCPCGNRGCWEQYSSGNALVREAKELAAADSPVAHGIIERVKGNIPDITGPLITELAREGDAMCVELLQEIGQWLGVGIANLAAALDPSCFVIGGGVSAADDLLIAPARDAFKRQLTGRGYRPEARIAKAQLGPEAGMVGAADLARLVARRFRRTNRRRVERYERYAQIYDQAASTLRSSRGGTRTAD; from the coding sequence ATGAGCACGTACCGCGACTTCACCCACCGCGGCTCCGCCCGCGCCACCGTCCTGCGGACCGTCGGTACGAGGGAGCGGCGCTCGCACCTCACGGCACCGCGGGTCCCCACCGTCGGCATCGACATCGGCGGTACGAAGGTGATGGCCGGAGTCGTGGACGCCGACGGCAACATCCTGGAGACCCTGCGCACCGAGACGCCGGACAAGTCCAAGAGCCCCAGGGTCGTCGAGGACACCATCGTCGAGCTGGTCCTGGACCTCTCCGACCGGCACGACGTCCACGCCGTCGGTATCGGCGCGGCGGGCTGGGTGGACGCCGACCGCTCCAAGGTGCTCTTCGCCCCGCACCTGGCCTGGCGCGACGAACCCCTCAGGGACGCGCTGGCCTCCCGTCTCGTCGTCCCCGTCATGGTCGACAACGACGCCAACACGGCCGCCTGGGCCGAGTGGCGCTTCGGGGCCGGCCGAGGCGAGGACCACCTGGTCATGATCACGCTGGGCACCGGCATCGGCGGCGCGATCCTGGAGGACGGGCACGTCAAGCGGGGGAAGTACGGCGTCGCCGGTGAGTTCGGCCATATGCAGGTGGTGCCCGGCGGACACCGCTGTCCGTGCGGGAACCGCGGCTGCTGGGAGCAGTACAGCTCCGGCAACGCCCTGGTGCGCGAGGCGAAGGAGCTGGCCGCCGCCGACTCCCCGGTCGCCCACGGGATCATCGAGCGGGTCAAGGGCAACATCCCCGACATCACCGGCCCGCTGATCACCGAGCTGGCACGCGAGGGCGACGCGATGTGCGTCGAACTCCTCCAGGAGATCGGCCAGTGGCTCGGCGTCGGGATCGCCAACCTCGCCGCGGCGCTGGACCCCTCGTGCTTCGTCATCGGCGGTGGTGTCAGCGCGGCCGACGACCTGCTGATCGCCCCGGCCCGCGACGCCTTCAAGCGCCAGCTCACCGGGCGCGGCTACCGCCCCGAGGCCCGGATCGCCAAGGCCCAGCTCGGACCCGAGGCCGGTATGGTCGGCGCCGCCGACCTGGCACGTCTGGTCGCGCGGAGGTTCCGGCGGACCAACCGCCGCCGGGTCGAGCGGTACGAGCGCTACGCGCAGATCTACGACCAGGCCGCGAGCACGCTCCGCAGCTCGCGCGGCGGCACCCGGACCGCCGACTGA
- a CDS encoding VOC family protein, which translates to MSVLRAMPLLTVSDLDAAVDAHTRITGMEVIMNHGWIATLAPPADHSVQVSLITKDPTGPVNPSASIEVEDVDAAHEAALSAGTEIVYGPADEEWGVRRFFFKDPDGNVVNVLSHL; encoded by the coding sequence ATGTCCGTGCTCCGCGCGATGCCACTGCTCACGGTGAGTGATCTCGATGCCGCAGTCGACGCCCACACCCGGATCACCGGGATGGAAGTGATCATGAATCACGGCTGGATCGCCACACTCGCCCCGCCCGCAGACCACTCCGTGCAGGTCAGCCTGATCACCAAGGATCCCACCGGCCCGGTGAACCCCTCGGCCTCCATCGAGGTGGAGGACGTGGACGCGGCCCACGAGGCGGCCCTCTCGGCGGGTACGGAGATCGTGTACGGCCCGGCGGACGAGGAGTGGGGCGTACGGCGCTTCTTCTTCAAGGACCCCGACGGGAACGTCGTCAACGTCCTCTCCCACCTCTGA
- a CDS encoding phytoene desaturase family protein, with protein MPDAVVIGAGPNGLVAANLLADAGWSVEVLEAQDEPGGAVRHDRGVDPEFASDLFSAFYPLAAASPVLAGLCLEREGLGWSHAPKVLAHPLRDGRCAVLSRDLEETAASLEVFAPGDGAAWKELREVWETLRPGILDALFTPLPPVRAGVRLAMRLRAGGGLRLARTMVLPVRRLGEEEFRGEGGRLLLAGNALHADLSPEAAGSGGFGWLMSMLGQTYGFPVPTGGAGALTAALVRRLARRGGAVRCGEQVTSVVVRGGRAVGVRTAGGEAVVARRAVLADVSAPALYGSLVAERHLPGRLLADLRRFQWDFATFKVDWALNGPVPWTCPEATQAGTVHLADGVDGLTRFAAQIAMGLVPDEPFALFGQMTTTDPSRSPLGTESAWAYTHVPHRVRGDAGDAGLTGSWDAREQETMADRVEAQVERYAPGFRGLVRARRVLAPPTLESMDANLHGGAINGGTTAMHQQLVFRPTPGSGRPETPVPGLYLASASAHPGGGVHGAPGANAARAALRRQRSGALSHLQSRLTHRDRRGQR; from the coding sequence ATGCCGGACGCTGTAGTGATCGGGGCGGGCCCCAACGGGCTGGTCGCGGCGAACCTCCTGGCCGACGCGGGCTGGAGCGTGGAGGTCCTGGAGGCCCAGGACGAGCCGGGAGGAGCGGTCCGGCACGACCGGGGCGTCGACCCCGAGTTCGCCAGCGACCTCTTCAGCGCCTTCTATCCCCTGGCCGCCGCCTCCCCGGTCCTGGCCGGCCTGTGTCTGGAACGGGAGGGGCTGGGCTGGAGCCACGCCCCGAAGGTGCTCGCCCATCCCCTGCGGGACGGCCGCTGTGCCGTCCTCAGCCGTGACCTGGAGGAGACGGCCGCGAGCCTGGAGGTGTTCGCCCCCGGGGACGGGGCCGCGTGGAAGGAGCTGCGGGAGGTCTGGGAGACGCTTCGGCCCGGCATCCTCGACGCCCTGTTCACACCGCTCCCCCCGGTCCGCGCCGGGGTCCGGCTGGCGATGCGGCTGCGTGCGGGGGGCGGGCTGCGACTGGCCCGGACGATGGTGCTGCCGGTGCGGCGTCTGGGAGAGGAGGAGTTCCGCGGTGAGGGCGGCAGGCTGCTGCTCGCGGGCAACGCCCTGCACGCGGACCTCTCGCCGGAGGCGGCGGGCAGCGGCGGCTTCGGCTGGCTCATGTCCATGCTCGGCCAGACCTACGGGTTCCCCGTTCCCACCGGGGGCGCCGGGGCGCTCACCGCCGCTCTCGTCCGTCGGCTGGCACGACGCGGCGGGGCCGTCCGCTGCGGGGAACAGGTCACTTCGGTCGTCGTCCGCGGCGGCCGGGCCGTCGGCGTCCGCACCGCGGGCGGCGAGGCGGTAGTGGCTCGCAGGGCGGTCCTGGCCGATGTGTCGGCGCCCGCTCTCTACGGCTCCCTGGTGGCCGAACGGCACCTCCCCGGGCGGCTGCTCGCCGATCTGAGGCGATTCCAGTGGGACTTCGCCACCTTCAAGGTCGACTGGGCGCTGAACGGCCCGGTGCCCTGGACCTGCCCGGAGGCCACGCAGGCGGGAACCGTCCACCTCGCGGACGGCGTGGACGGGCTCACCCGCTTCGCCGCGCAGATCGCCATGGGCCTCGTCCCCGACGAGCCCTTCGCCCTCTTCGGCCAGATGACGACCACCGACCCCAGCCGCTCGCCCCTGGGAACGGAGTCCGCCTGGGCCTACACACACGTACCGCACCGGGTGCGGGGGGACGCCGGGGACGCCGGGCTGACCGGTTCGTGGGACGCACGGGAGCAGGAGACGATGGCGGACCGGGTCGAGGCACAGGTGGAGCGCTACGCACCCGGATTCCGCGGCCTCGTCAGGGCCCGGCGCGTCCTGGCCCCGCCCACGCTGGAGAGCATGGACGCCAACCTCCACGGCGGTGCCATCAACGGCGGCACCACGGCCATGCACCAGCAGCTGGTCTTCCGCCCCACCCCCGGCAGCGGCCGCCCCGAGACTCCCGTCCCCGGGCTCTACCTCGCTTCCGCCTCCGCGCACCCGGGCGGGGGCGTCCACGGCGCCCCCGGAGCCAACGCCGCGCGGGCGGCTCTGCGTCGGCAGCGCAGCGGCGCCCTGTCCCACCTCCAGAGCCGGCTGACCCACCGCGACCGCAGGGGGCAGCGCTGA
- a CDS encoding SRPBCC family protein: protein MAVRHRLIRKSPADVWEVLSDVERYGDWVVGTSRAELDEGHWPELGSALRYEIRIGPFTLHNRTVVRCCEPITVLELEADSGPLGTARIAMELRPWGEHTLVLFDEHPLRGAGGALHNGLLELAQQVRNRAMLGRLARLCEGDQGPARTSPVRPRPHRA from the coding sequence ATGGCCGTACGGCACCGGTTGATCAGGAAGTCTCCCGCCGACGTCTGGGAGGTCCTGTCCGACGTCGAACGGTACGGGGACTGGGTCGTCGGCACCTCACGGGCCGAGCTGGACGAGGGGCACTGGCCGGAGCTGGGGTCGGCCCTCCGCTACGAGATCAGGATCGGGCCGTTCACCCTGCACAACCGGACCGTCGTACGCTGCTGCGAGCCGATCACCGTCCTCGAACTGGAGGCGGACAGCGGACCGCTCGGGACCGCGAGGATCGCCATGGAGCTGCGGCCCTGGGGTGAGCACACACTGGTCCTTTTCGACGAACACCCGTTGCGCGGTGCGGGCGGCGCCCTGCACAACGGCCTCCTGGAGCTGGCGCAGCAAGTACGCAACCGCGCGATGCTGGGCCGCCTCGCCCGGCTGTGCGAGGGGGACCAAGGCCCGGCCCGTACCTCTCCCGTGCGGCCGCGACCGCACAGGGCCTGA
- a CDS encoding SDR family oxidoreductase encodes MSVASPLTGRTAVVTGAARGLGADMAQALVRRGARVALLGLEEGELARTAAELPEGAAHWWAVDVSDADAMEEKAARVRSRFGSPSVVIGNAGIAESGTFLDSDPRLWRRVVEVNLVGSAVTARAFLPDLLRTRGYYLQVSSLAALAPAPLMSAYCSSKSGAESFAQVLRTEVAHRGVGVGVAYLSWADTDMIRAGDTTTALRALRSALPWPASRAYPAPEVAERLVRGVERRSAAVHAQQWVRGVRLARPLLPPLVALRSRRMMRHLEKDGGVAATGPLGEGGEAAVDATAAVPTSDTRS; translated from the coding sequence ATGTCCGTCGCGAGTCCCCTGACCGGCCGTACGGCGGTCGTGACCGGAGCCGCCCGCGGTCTCGGCGCCGACATGGCCCAGGCGCTGGTGCGGCGCGGCGCCCGGGTGGCGCTGCTGGGACTGGAGGAGGGGGAGCTGGCGAGGACGGCGGCCGAACTGCCCGAAGGGGCCGCCCACTGGTGGGCCGTCGATGTGAGCGATGCCGACGCGATGGAGGAGAAGGCCGCGAGGGTGCGGTCCCGGTTCGGCTCTCCCTCGGTGGTGATCGGTAACGCGGGCATCGCCGAGTCCGGCACGTTCCTGGACTCGGATCCGCGTCTGTGGCGGCGGGTCGTCGAGGTCAACCTGGTGGGCAGCGCGGTGACGGCACGCGCCTTCCTGCCCGACCTGCTCCGCACCCGGGGCTACTACCTCCAGGTCTCTTCCCTCGCAGCGCTCGCGCCCGCACCGCTCATGAGCGCCTACTGCTCCTCGAAATCGGGTGCCGAGTCCTTCGCACAGGTGCTGCGAACGGAAGTGGCGCACCGGGGAGTGGGCGTGGGCGTGGCCTATCTGAGCTGGGCGGACACCGACATGATCCGGGCCGGCGACACGACCACCGCCCTGCGTGCGCTGCGATCGGCACTGCCGTGGCCGGCCTCACGCGCCTACCCGGCCCCGGAGGTCGCGGAACGTCTGGTGCGCGGCGTCGAACGCCGTTCCGCCGCCGTCCACGCCCAGCAGTGGGTGCGCGGGGTGCGGCTCGCGCGTCCTCTGCTGCCGCCGTTGGTCGCGCTCCGCTCCCGGCGGATGATGCGGCATCTGGAGAAGGACGGAGGTGTCGCGGCCACCGGGCCCCTGGGCGAGGGCGGCGAGGCGGCGGTGGACGCGACGGCCGCGGTGCCCACTTCGGATACACGGTCGTGA
- a CDS encoding zinc-dependent alcohol dehydrogenase: MRALTWQGRRDVRTETVPDPVIEHPDDVIVRITSTGICGSDLHLYEVLGPFLDPGDILGHEAMGVVEEAGSQVRALAPGDRVVIPFNVSCGTCFMCSRGLHSQCETTQVRAYGSGAALFGYTKLYGQVPGGQAEYLRVPYGNTLPVKVPEGPPDDRFVYLSDVLPTAWQAVEYAAVPPGGSLTVLGLGPIGDMATRIAQHRGAGLVIGVDLVNERLDRASAHGVTCLDLRRHEKDLGDAVRELTGGRGTDAVIDAVGMEAHGNPVTKAAQWATGLLPDAVAQPFMRKAGLDRLGALYAAIDLVRRGGTVSLSGVYGGALDPLPLLRMFDKQLQFRMGQANVLRWVPEILPLLTDEDILGVDGFATHHLPLEEAPQAYTAFQAKRDGMIKTLLRP, translated from the coding sequence ATGCGTGCTCTGACCTGGCAGGGCCGGCGGGACGTCCGGACGGAGACGGTCCCGGACCCGGTGATCGAACACCCCGACGACGTGATCGTGCGGATCACCTCCACCGGAATCTGCGGCTCCGACCTGCACCTGTACGAAGTCCTCGGGCCGTTCCTGGATCCTGGGGACATCCTGGGGCACGAGGCCATGGGCGTCGTCGAGGAGGCAGGCTCCCAGGTACGCGCCCTCGCCCCCGGGGACCGGGTCGTCATCCCGTTCAACGTCTCGTGCGGCACCTGCTTCATGTGCTCCCGGGGCCTGCACTCGCAGTGCGAGACGACGCAGGTGCGGGCGTACGGCTCCGGCGCCGCCCTGTTCGGCTACACCAAGCTGTACGGGCAGGTGCCGGGCGGGCAGGCCGAGTACCTGCGCGTGCCGTACGGCAACACCCTGCCCGTCAAGGTGCCCGAGGGGCCGCCCGACGACCGGTTCGTCTACCTCTCCGACGTGCTGCCGACCGCCTGGCAGGCGGTGGAGTACGCGGCGGTACCGCCCGGCGGCTCGCTCACCGTGCTCGGGCTCGGCCCGATCGGCGACATGGCCACGCGTATCGCCCAGCACCGGGGCGCGGGCCTCGTCATCGGTGTGGACCTCGTGAACGAGCGCCTCGATCGCGCCTCGGCGCACGGTGTGACCTGCCTGGACCTGCGACGGCACGAGAAGGACCTCGGGGACGCGGTGCGCGAACTGACCGGCGGGCGCGGCACCGACGCGGTGATCGACGCGGTCGGCATGGAGGCGCACGGCAACCCGGTGACCAAGGCCGCCCAGTGGGCGACCGGACTGCTGCCCGACGCGGTGGCCCAGCCGTTCATGCGGAAGGCGGGCCTGGACCGGCTCGGCGCGCTCTACGCGGCCATCGACCTCGTACGGCGTGGCGGTACCGTCTCGCTCTCCGGGGTGTACGGCGGGGCCCTCGACCCCCTGCCGTTGCTGCGCATGTTCGACAAGCAGCTCCAGTTCCGGATGGGCCAGGCGAACGTGCTGCGCTGGGTGCCGGAGATTCTGCCCCTGCTCACGGACGAAGACATCCTCGGCGTGGACGGATTCGCCACTCACCACCTGCCGCTGGAGGAGGCGCCACAGGCGTACACGGCCTTCCAGGCGAAGCGGGACGGCATGATCAAAACACTGCTGCGCCCCTGA
- a CDS encoding FG-GAP-like repeat-containing protein, giving the protein MTVPRLLRPLVRSRTRLSVTLGLLVAVLTASLLPWFTGWTGEEDAASQARGGSTKASPAGDRPRTEAEAIAAAHRTGKKVLVEAATTATTLTWALPDGKMRQQINATAQRARNADGEWADIDTDLRRTEDGVTPVNAVIPVRFSAGVRPERAGRDSPRSTPEAGYSVLAEVELEGHTVAYTWPEPLPEPVLDGPRALYQEVFPGVDMLLVAREEGGFAQLMVVKTPEAAQNKDLEVLTFGLRSETAQFEHDPTTDTVRVMDSKKGREIGSVPTPFAWDSSGRDPDLEPGSEVRTATGTAGDVLTLSGLSGIEPGARSSPLRTALDDDGNGVRLSLDVLGTGLLRSDDVRYPLFVDPSIKPGWKAWTVAYKPYPNTSFYNGTNFNSGTSDARVGYESDTKGLARSFWRMGFSSSLKGATVTKAQFKVLNNHSWSCETRQFHLYRTGAISSGTTWKKQPSWSSLLQSKSFAHGYGSSCADAYVMWNVKAGAQYAADTGASTLTLGMQANNEASTWTWRKFRATSAALEVDYNRKPNEPTGGTTTPGGACLAAPSSRPVAKTNIVLSATATDPDKNLSKLRFRWWKSGSSAPAGTLVTPDSGGKATLTIPSSSLADKTTYKWDVRSEDSAGAVSTYFPPGDQACQFTVDGSAPPAPDVTSVDFPEATADGLTWSKKKFGESGVFTISSPGATKFSYMLDGAAYTEKPATLTTDGSGNSVGVLTLTVAPPGAGSHSMRVYAHNAVGNKSKESTDYAFYVLPRDTADAPGDLNGDGRADLLIINAAGNLRTYSGLPDGDLYASLAAGYTSDGKLNPKGHWYDPATDKAALITHHADAYPGDGLTDLFARTPDGRFWLYPGDGHGSFDVGRRLEIRLPAGAPDPASWVQIKAVGDITGDQRPEVFVRTGDTFWALLGYTGGTFQEAIRMNPDAWAVRDIVNVADVDLDGTPDLLWRNTSNGNMYIRHGKPGPVAGSVDLGSLKTAAASREAKDTPYGTSWSAADIDTVIGVPDVNGDGIPDLWARFAADGSVKVYHPSTTSTNPPAMTVISGGWGDVKALG; this is encoded by the coding sequence GTGACCGTGCCACGCCTGCTCAGACCGCTCGTGCGCAGCCGCACGCGGCTGTCCGTCACCCTCGGCCTGCTCGTGGCCGTGCTCACCGCGTCCCTGCTCCCGTGGTTCACCGGCTGGACCGGCGAAGAGGACGCCGCGTCACAGGCCCGTGGAGGCAGCACGAAGGCGTCACCGGCTGGTGACCGCCCCCGGACCGAGGCCGAGGCGATCGCCGCGGCCCACCGCACCGGCAAGAAGGTCCTCGTCGAGGCGGCCACCACCGCCACCACCCTCACCTGGGCGCTGCCTGACGGGAAGATGCGTCAGCAGATCAACGCCACCGCGCAGCGGGCGCGGAACGCCGACGGCGAGTGGGCGGACATCGACACGGATCTGCGCCGCACCGAGGACGGCGTCACCCCGGTGAACGCCGTGATCCCTGTCCGCTTCTCGGCCGGCGTCCGCCCCGAGCGCGCCGGCCGCGACTCGCCCCGGTCCACTCCGGAGGCCGGGTACAGCGTCCTGGCCGAGGTCGAGCTGGAGGGTCACACCGTGGCCTACACCTGGCCCGAGCCGCTGCCCGAACCGGTGCTCGACGGCCCACGGGCGCTGTACCAGGAGGTCTTTCCGGGCGTCGACATGCTGCTGGTCGCCCGCGAGGAGGGCGGCTTCGCCCAGTTGATGGTCGTCAAGACGCCCGAGGCCGCGCAGAACAAGGACCTGGAGGTCCTCACCTTCGGACTGCGGTCCGAGACGGCCCAGTTCGAGCACGACCCCACGACCGACACGGTCCGTGTGATGGACTCGAAGAAGGGCAGGGAGATCGGTTCGGTGCCCACCCCGTTCGCCTGGGACTCCTCGGGCCGGGACCCTGACCTCGAGCCCGGCAGCGAGGTGCGCACCGCTACCGGCACCGCCGGGGACGTGCTGACACTCTCCGGACTGAGCGGCATCGAACCCGGCGCGCGGAGCAGCCCGCTGCGGACCGCCCTGGACGACGACGGCAACGGGGTCCGCCTCAGCCTGGACGTGCTCGGCACCGGTCTGCTGCGGAGCGACGACGTCCGCTATCCCCTCTTCGTCGACCCGTCGATCAAGCCCGGCTGGAAGGCGTGGACGGTCGCCTACAAGCCGTACCCGAACACCAGTTTCTACAACGGCACCAACTTCAACTCCGGCACCTCCGACGCCCGCGTCGGCTACGAGAGCGACACCAAGGGTCTGGCACGCTCGTTCTGGAGAATGGGCTTCTCCAGCAGCCTCAAGGGCGCCACCGTCACCAAGGCGCAGTTCAAGGTGCTCAACAACCACTCGTGGTCGTGCGAGACCCGGCAGTTCCATCTGTACCGCACCGGGGCGATCTCCTCGGGCACCACCTGGAAGAAGCAGCCGAGCTGGTCGTCGCTGCTGCAGTCGAAGTCGTTCGCCCACGGCTACGGCAGCTCCTGTGCCGACGCGTACGTGATGTGGAACGTGAAGGCCGGTGCCCAGTACGCGGCCGACACCGGCGCGTCGACCCTCACCCTGGGCATGCAGGCCAACAACGAGGCCAGCACCTGGACCTGGCGCAAGTTCCGTGCCACGTCGGCCGCCCTCGAGGTGGACTACAACCGCAAGCCCAACGAGCCGACCGGCGGCACCACCACCCCGGGCGGCGCCTGCCTGGCCGCCCCGTCCAGCCGCCCCGTCGCCAAGACGAACATCGTGCTTTCCGCGACCGCGACCGACCCGGACAAGAACCTCTCCAAACTGCGCTTCCGCTGGTGGAAGTCGGGTTCCAGCGCACCCGCGGGCACCCTGGTCACCCCCGACAGCGGCGGCAAGGCGACGCTGACGATCCCGTCCAGCAGCCTCGCCGACAAGACCACCTACAAATGGGACGTCCGCTCGGAGGACAGCGCGGGCGCCGTCTCCACCTACTTCCCGCCCGGCGACCAGGCCTGCCAGTTCACCGTCGACGGCTCCGCGCCGCCCGCGCCCGACGTGACCAGCGTGGACTTCCCCGAGGCCACTGCGGACGGCCTGACCTGGTCGAAGAAGAAGTTCGGTGAAAGCGGCGTCTTCACCATCAGCTCCCCCGGCGCCACCAAGTTCTCCTACATGCTCGACGGCGCCGCGTACACGGAGAAGCCCGCCACCCTCACCACCGACGGATCCGGTAACTCCGTCGGCGTACTCACCCTCACCGTGGCCCCGCCCGGCGCCGGATCCCACAGCATGCGGGTCTACGCCCACAACGCGGTCGGCAACAAGTCGAAGGAGTCCACCGACTACGCCTTCTACGTGCTGCCGAGGGACACCGCGGACGCCCCCGGTGACCTCAACGGCGACGGGCGGGCCGACCTGCTCATCATCAACGCCGCCGGCAACCTCCGCACCTACTCCGGACTGCCCGACGGTGACCTGTACGCCTCCCTCGCCGCCGGCTACACCTCCGACGGGAAACTGAACCCCAAGGGCCACTGGTACGACCCCGCCACCGACAAGGCCGCGCTGATCACCCACCACGCCGACGCCTATCCCGGTGACGGCCTCACCGACCTGTTCGCGCGGACGCCCGACGGCAGGTTCTGGCTCTACCCGGGCGACGGCCACGGCAGCTTCGACGTCGGCAGGCGTCTGGAGATCCGCCTGCCCGCAGGCGCACCGGACCCGGCGAGCTGGGTCCAGATCAAGGCCGTCGGCGACATCACCGGCGACCAGCGGCCCGAGGTCTTCGTGCGTACCGGTGACACCTTCTGGGCGCTGCTCGGCTACACCGGCGGCACGTTCCAGGAGGCGATCCGGATGAACCCCGACGCCTGGGCGGTACGCGACATCGTCAACGTCGCCGACGTCGACCTGGACGGCACCCCCGACCTCCTCTGGCGGAACACCTCCAACGGGAACATGTACATCCGGCACGGCAAGCCGGGCCCGGTCGCCGGCAGCGTGGACCTGGGCTCCCTGAAGACGGCCGCTGCCTCACGGGAGGCCAAGGACACCCCGTACGGCACGTCCTGGAGCGCCGCCGACATCGACACCGTCATCGGTGTCCCGGACGTCAACGGCGACGGGATCCCCGACCTGTGGGCGCGCTTCGCCGCCGACGGATCGGTGAAGGTCTACCACCCCTCCACCACCAGCACCAACCCCCCGGCCATGACCGTGATCTCCGGCGGCTGGGGTGACGTCAAGGCCTTGGGCTGA